One genomic window of Psychrobacillus sp. INOP01 includes the following:
- a CDS encoding aminoglycoside 6-adenylyltransferase: MRTSNEMIELVLNYAKNDERVRAVGLNGSRTNPNAPKDMFQDFDIVYLVTDMNSFVEDQHWIDVFGERIIMQTPENMSMFAPELGGRFSYLMLFTDGNRIDLTLVPIEEKDKYCKEDKLTVILMDKDNCLPELQPPTDVDYWAKRPSAEFFSDCCNEFWWVSTYVAKGLWRREILYAHEHLNNILRPMLLKMLEWKVGIENSNSVSIGKCGKYLEKYLSEKCWHELLSTYASGSYEDIWRALIAMINLFRSTSKIVADRLGYEYSREEDERVTTYLEHVRQLSPNATEIY, encoded by the coding sequence ATAAGAACATCAAATGAAATGATTGAATTAGTTTTGAATTATGCAAAGAATGATGAAAGAGTTCGTGCAGTAGGACTTAATGGTTCGCGGACGAATCCAAATGCTCCAAAGGATATGTTTCAGGATTTTGATATTGTTTACCTTGTAACCGATATGAATTCATTTGTGGAAGATCAACACTGGATAGATGTATTCGGTGAACGAATCATTATGCAAACTCCTGAGAATATGTCCATGTTCGCACCAGAGTTAGGAGGGAGGTTCTCTTATTTAATGCTGTTTACGGACGGTAACCGTATTGACCTTACACTTGTTCCGATTGAGGAAAAAGATAAGTATTGCAAAGAGGATAAGTTAACGGTTATTTTAATGGACAAGGATAACTGTCTTCCAGAACTCCAGCCTCCAACAGATGTGGACTATTGGGCAAAGCGTCCTTCTGCAGAATTTTTTTCAGATTGCTGCAATGAATTTTGGTGGGTATCTACATATGTGGCAAAGGGATTATGGAGAAGGGAAATTCTTTATGCTCATGAGCATCTAAATAATATCCTCAGACCGATGCTGCTAAAAATGCTTGAATGGAAGGTTGGTATTGAAAATTCTAACTCCGTTAGTATAGGTAAATGTGGTAAATATTTGGAGAAGTATCTTTCGGAAAAGTGTTGGCATGAGCTACTTTCCACTTATGCTAGTGGAAGTTATGAAGATATATGGAGAGCGTTAATTGCAATGATTAATCTATTTCGAAGTACATCCAAAATTGTCGCCGATAGATTAGGTTATGAATATTCAAGAGAAGAGGATGAAAGAGTTACTACTTATTTAGAGCATGTACGACAACTATCTCCCAATGCAACGGAAATCTATTAA
- a CDS encoding M48 family metallopeptidase produces the protein MKVEIENNMIEFHVQYGNRKKLAIHIDSLGFITVKVPKDTSKEIIVSAIESKGKWILDKIHEIEIAREIPKAREYHAHGKFLYIGKERFLHELIDCSELNEEVLRKNLKKFYMTRCKTIVEERIKIYQKQLKVKPKIIEIVESKVKWGSCSSDKKITFNFRLAMAPVEVIDYVIIHELCHITHMNHDRSFWRRVGSIMPDYKEKEEYLARHGHSMSL, from the coding sequence ATGAAAGTTGAAATTGAAAATAATATGATCGAATTTCACGTTCAGTATGGAAATAGGAAGAAGCTAGCTATTCATATAGATTCTTTAGGTTTCATAACTGTTAAAGTCCCAAAAGACACAAGTAAAGAAATTATTGTTAGTGCAATAGAGAGTAAAGGGAAATGGATACTAGACAAAATTCATGAAATTGAAATAGCTCGAGAAATACCTAAGGCAAGAGAGTATCACGCTCATGGAAAGTTCTTATACATTGGGAAAGAAAGATTTCTTCATGAATTAATAGATTGTAGTGAGTTAAATGAAGAGGTACTTAGAAAAAATCTCAAGAAGTTCTATATGACTAGATGTAAGACTATTGTAGAGGAACGTATAAAAATATATCAAAAACAGCTGAAAGTTAAGCCTAAAATCATTGAAATAGTAGAATCTAAAGTCAAGTGGGGTAGTTGTAGTTCGGATAAAAAGATTACCTTTAATTTTCGTCTTGCTATGGCTCCAGTAGAAGTAATCGATTATGTGATAATCCATGAATTATGTCATATAACTCATATGAATCATGATCGATCATTTTGGCGACGTGTTGGAAGTATTATGCCAGATTATAAAGAAAAGGAAGAGTACTTGGCAAGGCATGGTCATTCGATGTCACTTTAA
- a CDS encoding nucleotidyltransferase, which produces MLIQNKIIKSVKAKCIQDEIVSACMMYGSFTKGEGDQYSDVEFYIFIEDDKMDKLNSKHWISEVYPVDLIFYNEYGTEVVIFSNMIRGEFHFLPESKMKVIKSFKHTGVFPDTESMYIYDSTEQLKTLLDDLGGAGPDRMTDENVNFAFNNFVNAWLMGVNVMKRGELARSLEVLTQVQKYILQLIRVKENTVERWLNSTKNLEADLSTESYKDYVSITSKLKENELKTAYKNGLEIVKELNEVLGSLYIVDLDKDLISKLDSYLG; this is translated from the coding sequence ATGTTAATTCAAAATAAAATTATAAAAAGTGTTAAAGCTAAATGTATTCAGGATGAAATTGTTTCAGCGTGTATGATGTATGGATCTTTTACAAAAGGTGAAGGAGATCAGTATTCTGATGTTGAGTTTTATATATTCATTGAAGATGATAAGATGGATAAACTTAACTCAAAACATTGGATTTCTGAAGTTTATCCAGTTGACTTGATCTTTTACAATGAGTATGGAACAGAGGTAGTGATTTTTTCAAACATGATTCGTGGAGAATTTCATTTTCTTCCTGAATCAAAAATGAAAGTTATAAAGAGTTTTAAGCATACTGGAGTTTTTCCAGATACTGAGTCTATGTATATTTACGATTCTACAGAGCAATTAAAGACTTTACTTGATGATTTAGGTGGAGCTGGTCCAGATCGAATGACTGATGAGAACGTTAACTTTGCTTTTAATAATTTCGTGAATGCTTGGTTGATGGGTGTGAACGTGATGAAAAGAGGAGAGTTAGCACGTTCTCTGGAGGTATTAACCCAGGTGCAAAAGTATATATTGCAATTGATAAGGGTTAAGGAAAACACGGTTGAACGATGGTTAAACAGTACAAAAAATTTAGAAGCAGATTTAAGTACAGAGTCGTATAAAGACTATGTTTCAATTACCTCAAAATTAAAAGAAAATGAGTTAAAGACTGCTTATAAGAATGGGTTGGAAATAGTAAAAGAACTGAATGAAGTGCTAGGTTCACTCTATATAGTTGATTTAGACAAAGATCTAATTAGTAAGTTAGACAGCTATCTTGGATAG
- a CDS encoding SRPBCC family protein, with translation MDTNRSVLTVEAIVHAPVEKVWEYWTVPDHIKKWNNASDEWHTPHAENDLRAGGKFVSRMEAKDGSFGFDFGGIYDEVRANEFISYALEDGRKVEITFIPQENDTKVVEVFEPETINAIEMQQEGWQAILNNFKKYAEQ, from the coding sequence ATGGATACAAATCGTTCGGTATTAACGGTTGAAGCAATTGTGCATGCACCAGTTGAAAAAGTATGGGAATATTGGACAGTGCCGGATCATATAAAGAAGTGGAATAATGCCTCTGATGAATGGCATACACCGCACGCTGAAAATGATTTAAGAGCCGGTGGGAAATTTGTTTCTCGGATGGAAGCAAAAGATGGAAGTTTTGGTTTTGACTTTGGTGGCATTTATGATGAAGTGCGTGCCAATGAGTTCATTTCTTATGCATTAGAAGATGGAAGAAAAGTTGAAATCACTTTTATACCTCAAGAAAACGACACGAAAGTGGTAGAAGTATTTGAACCTGAAACGATTAATGCGATTGAAATGCAACAAGAAGGTTGGCAGGCGATTTTAAACAATTTCAAAAAGTATGCGGAGCAATAG
- a CDS encoding DUF4256 domain-containing protein gives MTKQNLELSLEQREELLSVLKNRFEKNMNRHDGIEWISVQAKLEANTEKLWSLNEMEKTEGEPDVVGYDKEKDEYIFNDCSAESPKGRRSVCYDREALESRKKHKPENSALDMATAMGIELLTEEQYREMQKLGNFDLKTSSWVQTPDNIRKLGGALFCDCRYDTVFVYHNGADSYYAARGFRGSLRV, from the coding sequence ATGACAAAGCAAAATTTGGAGTTGTCACTAGAACAGCGTGAGGAATTACTCAGCGTATTGAAAAACCGATTTGAGAAAAACATGAATCGTCATGATGGTATTGAATGGATTAGTGTCCAAGCAAAGCTAGAAGCGAATACTGAAAAACTGTGGTCGCTCAATGAAATGGAAAAAACTGAAGGGGAACCGGATGTTGTTGGTTATGACAAAGAAAAGGATGAATATATTTTTAATGACTGTTCAGCAGAAAGTCCTAAAGGTCGCAGAAGTGTTTGTTACGACCGTGAAGCGTTGGAGTCAAGAAAAAAACATAAACCAGAAAATAGTGCTCTTGATATGGCAACAGCGATGGGCATTGAACTTTTAACGGAAGAACAATATCGGGAGATGCAGAAACTTGGAAATTTCGATTTGAAAACGTCGAGCTGGGTGCAAACACCTGATAATATTAGAAAACTAGGTGGGGCTCTCTTTTGTGATTGTCGCTACGACACTGTCTTTGTCTACCACAATGGAGCAGACTCCTACTATGCTGCAAGAGGTTTCCGTGGCTCGCTGAGAGTATAG